The Oceanococcus sp. HetDA_MAG_MS8 genome has a window encoding:
- a CDS encoding glycosyltransferase family 8 protein — MDLACATDANYLPPCAAMIHSVLSNSPSHRVRVHLLHTPDVSPEDVSRLAEMIEFSGGSLHTYVASSDRLKGLPRLRFIPALMWYRIYLPELLSGIEKVLYLDCDALVTSDLTPVWQMSLEDYYLAAVDNVLPKSMASWSVKLGLMPGQRYFNSGVLLLNLELMRADGVVADLAAFGRARAAELAWPDQDALNKVLGGRRLALHPRWNCQNSFFFWPQRAREVLGESALREAVDAPGIVHFEGPGHAKPWHVMCQHPYTSEFRESWSSTPWCRTPWIGNTGLVRAVRCLPPSWQFPVYKRMARRGWVL, encoded by the coding sequence ATGGATTTAGCATGTGCTACTGACGCCAATTACCTGCCTCCCTGCGCAGCGATGATTCACTCTGTTCTCAGTAACTCTCCATCTCACAGAGTGCGCGTACACCTTTTACACACCCCCGACGTTAGCCCAGAGGATGTTTCTAGACTGGCCGAAATGATTGAGTTCAGCGGCGGTAGCCTGCATACCTATGTCGCTTCATCCGATCGCTTGAAAGGCCTGCCGCGTTTACGATTCATTCCTGCGTTAATGTGGTACCGAATATATCTCCCAGAACTATTGTCTGGCATCGAGAAGGTGCTCTACCTAGACTGTGATGCACTCGTTACCTCGGACCTTACCCCGGTGTGGCAGATGTCGCTGGAAGATTATTATCTCGCAGCAGTTGATAATGTTCTGCCTAAATCAATGGCATCTTGGTCAGTAAAGCTGGGCCTAATGCCTGGGCAAAGGTACTTTAACAGCGGTGTCCTGTTGCTCAATCTTGAGCTGATGCGTGCCGATGGTGTCGTCGCAGATTTAGCAGCATTTGGTCGTGCGAGGGCGGCCGAGCTCGCGTGGCCGGATCAAGATGCTCTCAACAAAGTGCTTGGAGGCCGAAGGTTGGCTTTGCACCCGCGCTGGAATTGCCAGAATTCGTTTTTCTTTTGGCCGCAGCGCGCGCGAGAGGTTCTTGGAGAAAGTGCTTTGCGGGAGGCTGTTGACGCTCCTGGCATCGTTCATTTTGAGGGGCCGGGTCACGCCAAGCCCTGGCATGTGATGTGTCAGCACCCTTACACCTCAGAATTTAGAGAATCATGGTCATCAACCCCTTGGTGTCGTACCCCTTGGATTGGTAATACTGGCCTAGTGAGAGCGGTACGATGTCTCCCTCCTTCCTGGCAGTTCCCTGTGTACAAGAGGATGGCAAGAAGGGGCTGGGTATTGTGA
- a CDS encoding FkbM family methyltransferase, whose translation MLAFARAYPQATFIQIGSNDGLQQDPLHDAIQKSAWSGVMVEPVPYVFERLFNRYNTCERLALENVAISQEEGVMPFYHLPQASPDEELPSWYDGLGSFSREILLRHAKFIPDIESRIVCSEVPCLTFESLCSKHDIKTVDVLHIDTEGYDFEIIKQIDFSTLKPRLVIYEHHHLSSTDRKQCMLLLQSAGYDLNEEGLDTWGVQSQLLSERLWKKWGRLKARRQRLLESFA comes from the coding sequence ATGCTCGCATTTGCAAGAGCCTACCCGCAAGCAACATTCATTCAAATTGGTTCAAACGACGGCCTCCAGCAAGACCCTCTCCATGATGCTATTCAGAAATCAGCATGGAGCGGGGTAATGGTGGAGCCAGTCCCTTACGTTTTTGAGCGATTATTTAACAGGTATAACACCTGTGAGCGACTCGCGCTAGAAAACGTCGCTATTTCTCAGGAAGAAGGCGTTATGCCATTTTACCACCTACCTCAGGCCAGCCCAGATGAAGAGCTGCCCTCTTGGTACGATGGCTTGGGGTCGTTTTCTCGAGAGATTTTACTTCGGCATGCCAAATTCATACCGGACATTGAGAGTCGAATTGTCTGTAGTGAGGTCCCCTGCTTGACCTTTGAGTCTCTATGTTCGAAGCATGACATTAAGACTGTTGATGTGCTGCACATTGACACCGAAGGTTATGACTTTGAGATCATAAAACAAATCGACTTTTCTACCCTGAAGCCTCGCTTGGTAATCTATGAGCACCACCATTTATCAAGCACCGATCGCAAACAATGTATGTTGCTGCTACAGTCTGCTGGCTACGACTTGAATGAGGAGGGGCTTGATACGTGGGGTGTGCAGTCGCAGCTATTATCTGAACGTTTATGGAAAAAATGGGGTCGCCTTAAGGCGCGGCGCCAGCGCTTGCTTGAGTCCTTTGCATAA
- a CDS encoding phytanoyl-CoA dioxygenase family protein, whose amino-acid sequence MNTFGNFPGVEQFSENGFLVVPGVLDQRRVELLIKAWEALSEEAIRHKGQTDTRKYPVIKNILTWEDGNLADVNGKASLHIEHAFRYHRAFLDVVHDPRIVATAKAVLGPDVRLLDDQLYHKPARTGGVTYWHRDSDFFLGVPVFTVWMPLDDVDAQNGCLTVVPGSHQPGYSSPGIVRKSNGTTRVDNQLNQFYEVDPKVAECKPVAMQRGDALLIHRDLLHCSFENTSVRQRRSYLVEYFDGREYEGLKSQYPDIFRYHHRHEYNLRVREKRPLRQQLSQLLGFRG is encoded by the coding sequence ATGAATACATTCGGCAACTTCCCAGGGGTGGAGCAGTTCTCTGAGAATGGTTTCCTTGTCGTTCCGGGAGTACTTGATCAACGACGAGTAGAACTGCTTATAAAGGCCTGGGAGGCCTTGAGTGAGGAGGCTATCCGTCATAAGGGGCAGACGGACACGAGGAAGTATCCGGTTATAAAGAACATTTTGACTTGGGAAGACGGTAACCTGGCCGACGTGAACGGCAAGGCGTCATTGCATATTGAGCATGCCTTCCGATATCACAGGGCCTTTCTAGATGTCGTTCACGACCCTCGAATCGTTGCCACAGCTAAGGCCGTTCTCGGGCCTGACGTGCGGCTACTAGACGACCAGCTTTATCACAAACCAGCGCGCACGGGAGGCGTTACCTACTGGCATAGGGATAGTGACTTTTTCCTGGGGGTGCCGGTTTTCACAGTATGGATGCCCTTAGACGACGTGGATGCACAGAATGGGTGCCTCACGGTCGTTCCCGGAAGCCACCAGCCGGGATATTCAAGTCCAGGTATCGTACGCAAATCAAACGGGACAACCCGAGTTGATAATCAGCTCAATCAATTTTACGAAGTTGACCCCAAGGTCGCTGAGTGTAAGCCGGTTGCTATGCAGAGGGGGGATGCTCTGTTGATTCATCGCGACTTACTGCACTGTAGCTTTGAAAACACCTCCGTAAGGCAGCGGCGCTCATACCTTGTGGAGTACTTTGACGGCCGTGAATACGAAGGGCTGAAATCTCAGTACCCTGACATTTTCCGCTATCACCACCGGCACGAGTACAACCTTAGAGTTCGTGAGAAAAGACCACTCCGTCAGCAACTGAGTCAGCTTTTAGGCTTTCGGGGATAA
- a CDS encoding class I SAM-dependent methyltransferase, whose translation MRGLIKRGIRRLGYDISAYPRKQRLPSDCDEFTRRLIGRVRPYTLTSNERIIALVDSVRYLVAKDVPGAILECGVWRGGSMLVVAETLLSLGVRDRELVLCDTFTHMPPPGEKDFTGQAPSPAQGYEAALECGAFDYLPFAEVVQLLKSTGYPEDRLRFVQGMVEETLPQNAPNQLALCRLDTDWYESTRHEMVHLYPRLSPGGVLLLDDYGCFPGVRLAVDEYLTKEKPGSYLHRIDECGRLLIKPEN comes from the coding sequence ATGAGAGGGTTAATCAAGAGGGGGATACGCCGTCTGGGATATGACATTTCAGCCTATCCTCGGAAGCAACGTCTTCCATCGGACTGTGACGAATTTACCCGTCGGTTGATCGGTCGAGTTCGCCCCTACACGCTGACAAGCAATGAGCGCATCATTGCACTCGTTGACTCGGTTCGCTATTTGGTGGCCAAAGATGTCCCCGGCGCAATCCTAGAATGCGGAGTGTGGCGAGGGGGCAGCATGCTGGTTGTGGCAGAGACTTTGCTTAGTCTCGGTGTTCGCGACCGAGAGCTGGTCTTATGCGACACATTCACCCACATGCCGCCTCCAGGTGAGAAAGACTTTACTGGCCAGGCTCCATCGCCTGCACAAGGTTACGAGGCTGCTTTGGAGTGTGGAGCATTCGATTATCTTCCGTTCGCTGAGGTTGTCCAACTCCTTAAAAGCACGGGGTACCCAGAAGATAGGTTGAGATTTGTTCAAGGTATGGTGGAAGAGACCCTACCGCAGAACGCCCCGAATCAACTGGCACTGTGCCGACTGGATACTGACTGGTACGAGTCAACGAGGCATGAAATGGTTCACTTGTATCCTCGCTTAAGTCCTGGAGGCGTACTGTTGTTGGATGATTATGGTTGCTTTCCCGGAGTCCGGCTGGCAGTAGACGAATACTTAACCAAGGAGAAACCCGGCTCCTACCTGCACCGTATCGACGAGTGTGGACGATTGTTGATCAAGCCAGAGAACTAA
- a CDS encoding class I SAM-dependent methyltransferase: MIRRLRRALGRSPQEHPHARLRQSLTETDHRIISAIRPYTMTSLPRIAALLDAVRYCVQRDLDGAFAECGVWRGGSILAMILTLQEMGVDNKDIFLYDTFEGMTMPSNNDTSPYERPALDSWKNSIGRGERPWKEFFEESGFNENNVRDLLMQTGYPASRIHFVRGPVEETLPTQAPEQLALLRLDTDWYESTKHELLCLYPRLAHGGVLILDDYGHWHGSKQAVDEYFSQYAEPVLLTRIDYAARLVIKA, from the coding sequence GTGATTCGGCGGTTACGACGGGCACTGGGTCGCAGTCCTCAAGAACATCCGCACGCACGTCTGCGTCAATCTCTGACCGAAACAGACCATCGCATCATTTCAGCGATACGACCATATACGATGACTAGCTTGCCGCGGATCGCTGCACTACTTGATGCGGTGCGCTACTGTGTTCAGCGTGACCTAGACGGGGCCTTCGCGGAATGCGGGGTGTGGAGAGGAGGGTCCATCCTTGCGATGATTCTGACTCTACAAGAGATGGGCGTTGATAATAAGGACATCTTTCTATACGACACCTTCGAGGGCATGACGATGCCCTCAAATAACGATACTTCACCCTATGAGCGGCCAGCTTTAGACAGTTGGAAAAACTCTATTGGCAGGGGTGAGAGGCCATGGAAGGAGTTCTTCGAAGAGTCTGGGTTTAACGAGAACAATGTTCGCGACCTGCTCATGCAGACCGGCTACCCCGCAAGCCGTATCCATTTCGTTCGAGGGCCAGTTGAAGAAACCCTTCCTACGCAGGCACCGGAGCAGCTGGCCCTACTCAGATTGGACACCGACTGGTACGAATCTACGAAGCACGAGCTGTTGTGTTTGTACCCGAGGCTGGCGCATGGTGGAGTATTGATTTTAGATGACTACGGTCATTGGCATGGCAGCAAGCAAGCGGTTGATGAGTACTTTTCTCAGTATGCCGAACCTGTGCTCCTGACCCGTATCGATTATGCTGCTCGCTTGGTCATTAAAGCTTGA
- a CDS encoding class I SAM-dependent methyltransferase, translated as MFRAAALLWSRWVWRWRSGKISGRVAGYLGRSSIAQRVRWHGARGQEEGATALVQQVLQRLPPEAVNTGAWVLCSGPKDGFHRGVLIRLRANGLRVRETDIAAIATDTDDDLEKCRLVLCLFQDASRQTQLARAVMRHPFLSQLPFEYVAGLDAAQPFFSAHDEYRETFFVSPALLDKPTPHEIYAESLSLFEQKCGLRDFLDLYQLLKLVVERNIPGDIAEFGSYQGHSGWLIARTLELLGSDKRVFLFDTFDRFPQERGVDYFWGNTHHVDFSQVQKKFEKMPKVHLIQGDFTQTLDSAPIEKLAMAFIDCDSFRATEYLLRAIPQQYLSPGSVLVCEDYGHPALLGNRSAVHEVLDGQTDWLRLFLHFSGLYVSIWWPQSTSHSGERPEI; from the coding sequence GTGTTTAGGGCAGCAGCGCTGTTGTGGAGCCGTTGGGTATGGCGCTGGCGCTCTGGAAAAATTAGTGGCCGCGTTGCTGGCTATCTAGGTCGTTCGTCGATTGCTCAGCGCGTGCGCTGGCATGGCGCTCGTGGACAAGAAGAAGGAGCCACTGCACTGGTGCAGCAGGTTTTGCAACGGCTTCCCCCAGAGGCAGTTAATACTGGTGCCTGGGTGCTGTGTAGCGGGCCTAAGGATGGTTTCCATCGTGGTGTCTTGATTCGCCTGAGAGCAAACGGTCTTAGGGTTCGCGAGACTGATATTGCAGCCATTGCCACGGACACGGATGATGACTTGGAAAAGTGCAGGCTTGTCCTATGCTTGTTTCAAGATGCATCGCGGCAAACCCAGTTGGCACGGGCCGTGATGCGCCATCCATTTCTTTCTCAGCTTCCGTTTGAGTATGTTGCCGGCTTGGACGCTGCCCAGCCATTTTTCTCTGCGCATGACGAATACCGGGAAACTTTTTTCGTTTCGCCCGCGTTATTGGATAAGCCGACGCCACACGAGATTTATGCAGAGTCATTGAGCCTGTTTGAACAGAAGTGCGGCCTGCGTGATTTTCTGGATCTCTACCAACTACTCAAGTTGGTTGTAGAGAGGAATATCCCTGGGGACATCGCAGAGTTCGGCTCTTACCAGGGTCACAGTGGTTGGCTTATTGCGCGGACTTTGGAGTTGCTGGGGTCTGATAAGCGCGTCTTCCTGTTCGATACCTTTGATCGCTTTCCCCAAGAACGTGGTGTTGATTACTTCTGGGGAAATACGCACCATGTGGATTTTTCTCAGGTTCAAAAGAAATTTGAGAAAATGCCGAAAGTACACCTCATTCAAGGTGACTTTACTCAGACATTAGACAGCGCGCCGATTGAAAAGTTGGCGATGGCATTTATTGATTGTGACAGTTTTCGTGCGACCGAGTACCTGTTGCGCGCTATACCGCAACAGTACCTGAGTCCTGGCAGTGTCCTTGTTTGCGAGGACTATGGGCATCCCGCTTTGCTGGGGAACCGATCTGCAGTACATGAGGTTTTAGATGGGCAAACAGATTGGCTGCGTCTTTTTCTTCATTTTAGCGGCCTTTATGTTTCCATCTGGTGGCCGCAGTCGACCAGCCATAGCGGAGAGCGACCCGAGATATGA
- a CDS encoding ABC transporter ATP-binding protein produces the protein MVRDLRLLLTHSERKQFALILPFAAVLGVVQVASIGSVVPFISMLTRPEMIWENRWLASFANLAGIDSHKTFTLIFGGLILVMLIMANSLAMLSQWWITKFCYDFHRRLSGTLLHNYIHRPYVDFIASNSADLATTVVNESLQVTHGVIAIILGLSCSGVMVIFMLLFLSWLSPVTVLLVATVFAVIYGGMYVVLRRRMERLGQRRLDANKARLKAVNEAFGGLKEVKVLGREDAFVHAFQPHALEFSRSVISNHLLGMIPRYFIETLAFGALLSVVLYFVAADRNLSALLPLASAFAFAGYRMLPAFQSIYRGLTTLKYTAPVLKSISLELTQTWPEGGRAPNPPRMPMEHGLRLDHVSYSYPGSEKKALSDVSVDIAKRSFVAFVGPTGAGKTTLVDVILGLLTPQKGGLIVDNQVITEENRHAWQANMGYVPQDIYLLDDTVIANIAFGVPPSEVNIEAVYRAAKTAKIHEHICAHMENGYATIVGERGVRLSGGQRQRLGIARALYHDPDVLVLDEATSALDQDTERAVHQAIMEMAHVKTVIVIAHRMATVMDCDQIFIVNDGKIVRTGDYSSLFPDEDAAGRSLRNLGKNVRV, from the coding sequence ATGGTGCGCGACTTGCGCTTGCTACTTACCCATAGTGAGCGTAAACAGTTTGCTTTGATCTTGCCGTTTGCCGCTGTACTCGGCGTTGTGCAAGTCGCGAGCATTGGTTCAGTGGTTCCCTTCATCTCCATGCTGACCCGCCCGGAAATGATTTGGGAGAATAGGTGGCTTGCATCGTTTGCAAACCTGGCCGGTATTGATTCGCATAAGACTTTCACTCTAATTTTTGGGGGTCTGATCCTTGTGATGCTGATCATGGCCAATAGCCTGGCTATGTTGAGTCAATGGTGGATAACGAAGTTTTGTTATGACTTTCATAGAAGGTTGTCGGGTACGCTACTGCATAATTACATCCACCGGCCCTATGTTGACTTCATCGCTAGTAACTCAGCGGATTTGGCAACCACAGTTGTCAATGAGTCCTTACAGGTAACGCACGGTGTGATTGCCATCATTTTAGGGTTGTCGTGCTCGGGCGTGATGGTCATCTTCATGTTGCTTTTCTTGAGTTGGCTTTCCCCGGTAACGGTTTTGCTTGTAGCCACCGTGTTCGCAGTCATTTATGGTGGGATGTATGTTGTTCTTCGCCGGCGGATGGAGCGTCTGGGTCAGCGCAGGCTGGACGCCAACAAGGCTCGGCTTAAGGCTGTTAACGAGGCTTTTGGAGGGCTGAAGGAAGTCAAGGTACTAGGGCGTGAGGACGCATTCGTGCACGCATTTCAGCCTCATGCATTAGAGTTTTCCCGCTCGGTGATCTCGAATCATTTGCTGGGGATGATCCCGCGCTATTTTATTGAGACCCTGGCTTTTGGCGCACTATTAAGTGTTGTGCTCTACTTTGTTGCTGCTGACCGTAACTTGTCTGCGCTCCTGCCATTGGCCAGTGCGTTTGCATTCGCCGGCTACCGTATGTTGCCCGCTTTCCAGTCGATCTATCGGGGTTTGACAACGCTGAAATACACTGCGCCCGTGCTGAAGTCTATTTCGCTGGAGCTCACGCAGACATGGCCTGAGGGAGGGAGAGCTCCCAACCCTCCTCGAATGCCCATGGAACATGGTCTGCGTCTAGACCATGTGAGTTACAGCTACCCCGGATCTGAGAAAAAGGCGCTAAGCGATGTCAGTGTAGATATTGCAAAGCGTAGTTTTGTCGCCTTTGTTGGCCCGACAGGTGCGGGAAAGACAACGCTTGTCGATGTCATCCTTGGGTTACTGACACCGCAGAAAGGGGGGCTGATCGTCGATAACCAGGTGATAACCGAAGAGAACCGGCACGCCTGGCAAGCGAATATGGGCTACGTTCCCCAAGATATTTACCTGCTTGATGACACAGTCATCGCTAACATCGCTTTCGGCGTACCACCGTCGGAGGTGAACATTGAAGCGGTCTATAGAGCCGCCAAAACTGCAAAAATCCACGAGCACATTTGTGCTCATATGGAGAATGGTTATGCGACTATTGTGGGGGAGCGGGGTGTTCGCCTGTCGGGGGGGCAGAGGCAGCGTTTAGGTATAGCCCGTGCTCTCTACCATGACCCGGACGTGCTCGTGCTGGATGAGGCAACCAGCGCGCTAGATCAGGACACCGAAAGAGCGGTGCATCAAGCGATTATGGAAATGGCCCACGTCAAGACGGTCATTGTCATCGCTCATCGTATGGCGACGGTGATGGATTGCGATCAAATTTTCATCGTTAATGATGGCAAGATTGTCCGCACAGGCGATTACTCAAGTCTGTTTCCAGACGAGGACGCGGCGGGTCGGAGCCTGCGGAACTTGGGGAAAAACGTTCGTGTTTAG
- a CDS encoding SDR family oxidoreductase encodes MKRVLVTGGAGFIGSHLCAKLLSDGHEVLCLDNFFTGSKRNVAHLLTNPYFELIRHDVCFPLYVEVDEIYNLACPASPVHYQHDPVQTTKTSVHGAINMLGLAKRVGAKILQASTSEVYGDPTIHPQVEGYWGNVNPIGPRSCYDEGKRCAETLFFDYHRQHSLRIKVARIFNTYGPNMNPDDGRVVSNFIVQSLRGERITIYGDGQQTRSFCYVSDLVDGLIRLMESADDLTGPVNLGNPAEFTMLELAEKVQQLTGMSGGFSFEPLPQDDPKQRQPDITYAKDNLHWMPDVALEQGLRHTVAYFRGVLEKSPQA; translated from the coding sequence ATGAAGCGAGTATTGGTAACCGGGGGGGCGGGCTTCATTGGTTCCCACCTATGTGCAAAGCTACTCAGTGACGGCCATGAAGTGCTGTGCTTGGATAATTTTTTTACTGGGTCTAAGCGGAACGTTGCTCATCTATTGACGAACCCTTACTTTGAACTCATTCGCCATGACGTATGTTTTCCACTTTATGTGGAAGTGGACGAGATATATAATCTCGCGTGTCCGGCAAGCCCTGTTCATTACCAGCACGACCCTGTGCAAACAACAAAAACTAGCGTGCATGGCGCTATTAATATGCTGGGCTTGGCAAAGCGTGTCGGCGCTAAAATACTACAGGCGTCGACAAGCGAAGTCTACGGCGACCCCACCATTCATCCTCAAGTCGAGGGCTACTGGGGTAATGTGAATCCAATCGGCCCTCGATCTTGTTATGACGAAGGTAAGCGTTGTGCAGAGACCCTGTTCTTCGATTATCACCGGCAGCACAGTCTTCGAATTAAAGTAGCGCGTATTTTCAATACGTATGGTCCAAATATGAATCCAGATGACGGCAGGGTCGTATCGAACTTTATTGTGCAAAGCTTGCGCGGCGAGCGCATAACCATTTATGGAGATGGCCAGCAAACACGTTCGTTTTGCTACGTGAGTGACTTAGTCGATGGGTTAATTCGGCTCATGGAGTCCGCCGATGATCTCACTGGGCCGGTCAACTTGGGCAACCCGGCTGAATTCACCATGTTGGAGCTGGCGGAAAAGGTGCAGCAGCTCACCGGCATGAGTGGAGGGTTCAGCTTTGAGCCGCTTCCCCAAGATGATCCCAAGCAGCGGCAGCCGGATATCACTTACGCAAAAGATAATCTGCATTGGATGCCCGATGTCGCCCTAGAGCAGGGTTTACGGCATACCGTTGCGTATTTTCGAGGTGTGCTTGAGAAGAGCCCTCAAGCGTAA
- the gmd gene encoding GDP-mannose 4,6-dehydratase: MKDKSALITGITGQDGSYLAELLLSKGYTVHGIKRRASSFNTQRIDHIYQDPHDDPRLILHYGDLSDSSNLTRILAETAPDEVYNLAAQSHVAVSFESPEYTADVDALGTLRLLEAIRFLGLEEKTRFYQASTSELYGLVHETPQNEKTPFHPRSPYAVAKLYAYWITVNYREAYGMYACNGVLFNHESPRRGETFVTRKITRGLAQVAHGLEDCIYMGNLDAKRDWGHARDYVEMQWLMLQQEIARDYVVATGQQHTVRDFVVWAASDLGLTIEFRGEGVQEHAVVMEVDVELAPSVTVGQIILRVDPSYFRPAEVESLLGDASLAREQLGWEPQCSARELCREMVAADRVFAQREALLRKHGYTISSARE, from the coding sequence ATGAAAGACAAATCAGCTCTCATAACAGGCATAACGGGGCAGGACGGGAGCTACCTCGCGGAATTGCTTCTTTCCAAGGGCTACACAGTACATGGAATCAAGCGTAGAGCATCATCATTTAACACTCAAAGAATCGATCACATCTATCAAGATCCCCACGATGACCCTCGCTTAATTTTGCATTATGGCGATCTCAGCGATAGTTCCAACCTGACGCGAATCCTCGCGGAAACTGCACCCGATGAGGTGTATAACCTTGCGGCACAATCCCATGTCGCCGTCAGCTTCGAAAGCCCTGAATACACCGCCGATGTAGACGCTTTAGGTACTTTGCGGCTGCTCGAAGCGATCAGGTTTCTGGGGCTGGAAGAAAAAACGCGGTTCTACCAAGCCTCAACCTCAGAGTTGTATGGCTTGGTGCACGAGACTCCGCAGAATGAGAAGACGCCATTTCATCCGCGTAGCCCGTATGCTGTAGCCAAGCTCTATGCGTACTGGATAACAGTCAACTATCGAGAAGCATACGGAATGTATGCTTGTAATGGCGTGCTGTTTAACCATGAGTCCCCCCGACGTGGTGAAACCTTTGTCACGCGCAAAATTACTCGCGGCTTAGCCCAAGTGGCCCATGGCTTAGAGGACTGTATTTATATGGGGAACCTGGACGCGAAGCGCGACTGGGGGCATGCTCGCGACTACGTCGAGATGCAGTGGCTGATGCTGCAACAGGAGATTGCTCGCGACTACGTCGTTGCGACCGGCCAACAGCATACCGTTCGGGATTTTGTGGTTTGGGCGGCCTCAGATCTAGGCCTAACAATTGAGTTTCGTGGCGAGGGGGTACAGGAGCATGCAGTTGTGATGGAAGTCGATGTCGAACTCGCACCGAGCGTGACAGTCGGACAGATCATCCTACGCGTGGACCCCAGTTACTTTCGCCCTGCAGAAGTCGAGTCCTTGCTTGGGGACGCGAGTCTGGCCCGCGAGCAACTAGGCTGGGAGCCGCAATGCTCGGCTCGTGAACTCTGTCGTGAGATGGTTGCCGCCGATCGCGTCTTCGCGCAGCGTGAAGCATTGTTGCGTAAGCACGGCTACACTATTTCGAGTGCGCGTGAGTAA